Proteins found in one Salvia splendens isolate huo1 chromosome 10, SspV2, whole genome shotgun sequence genomic segment:
- the LOC121751280 gene encoding stromal processing peptidase, chloroplastic-like — protein sequence MQTSAIVFNTKPILASINSTNHTKQSSTSALSTPKFNRTLLNKAITYHPPKNGCRRRLCSVTSQTSRRLSSEFKELAPHSHLLANSQQVSCFHSYNRKKIGVKRFTSGFFGDKSTFPLAKNLPNNSEVRELQIPHASVGPEEPHAASTTWPDGVTEKSGLSIVDTEAERIEFENFLRFEIPSHPKLHRGQLKNGLRYLILPNKVPPNRFEAHMEVHVGSIDEEDDEQGIAHMIEHVAFLGSKKREKLLGTGARSNAYTDFHHTVFHIHSPTSTQDSEGDLLPVVLDALNEIAFHPKFLSSRVEKERRAILSELQMMNTIEYRVDCQLLQYLHSENKLSKRFPIGLEEQIKKWDADKIRRFHERWYFPANATLYIVGDIDDIPKTVNHIEAVFGKIGMENEAPVPPTPSAFGAMASFLVPKLTGGLSGGLSQERSSVSLEQTKNIRRERHAVRPPVQHNWSIPGSYTEANPPQIFQHELLQNFSVNMFCKIPVNKVRTFGDLRNVLMKRIFLSALHFRINTRYQSSNPPFTAVELDHSDSGREGCTVTTLTVTAEPRNWQNAIKVAVQEVRRLKEFGVTNGELARYLDALLKDSEQLAAMIDNVSSVDNLDFIMESDALGHTVMDQRQGHESLVAVASTVTLEEVNSVGAEVLEFISDFGKKSAPGPAAIVACVPKKVHVDGIGETEFKIEPEEILAAIETGLKEPIEAEPELEIPKELVSSENLQELILQRRPSFVPLDQEKKMTKVYDQDTGIVQRRLSNGIPVNYKISKNEANCGVMRLIVGGGRAAETAEAKGAVIVGVRTLSEGGRVGNFSREQVELFCVNHLINCSLESTEEFISMEFRFTLRDNGMRAAFQLLHMVLEQSVWLEDAFDRAKQLYLSYYRSIPKSLERSTAHKLMLAMLGRDERFVEPTPNSLQHLTLEQVKDAVMRQFVSDNMEVSIVGDFAEEDIESCILDYLGTVGERRGSEGPQKYSPIIFRPYTADLQHQQVFLKDTDERACAYIAGPAPNRWGFTFEGKNLLESVINASAFGEHLKDQHSKLENAVQGKLRAHPLFFAITMGLLQEIINSRLFTTVRDSLGLTYDVSFELNLFDRLKLGWYVISVTSTPEKVHKAVDACKNVLRGLHSNQIAPRELDRARRTLLMRHEAEIKSNAYWLGLMAHLQATSVPRKDISCIKELISLYEAATVEDVYIAYEQLKIDENSLFSCIGIAGSQAGEPVTASPEEIELPGGLHNVIPVGRGSSTMTRPTT from the exons ATGCAGACCTCTGCTATCGTATTCAACACAAAACCTATTTTAGCCTCCATCAATTCCACCAACCATACTAAACAAAGCTCTACCTCTGCTCTCTCTACACCCAAATTTAATCGGACACTGTTAAATAAGGCCATTACTTACCACCCGCCCAAGAATGGTTGTCGCAGACGCTTGTGTTCCGTTACCAGTCAG ACAAGTAGAAGACTTTCTTCCGAGTTCAAAGAACTAGCACCTCATTCACATTTGCTAGCTAATTCACAACAAGTATCTTGCTTCCATTCTTACAATAGAAAGAAAATTGGAGTGAAGAGATTCACCTCTGGATTCTTTGGTGACAAGTCAACCTTTCCTCTTGCAAAGAACCTACCAAATAATTCTGAA GTAAGAGAACTTCAAATTCCACATGCCTCTGTGGGCCCTGAAGAGCCACATGCCGCAAGTACCACCTGGCCTGATGGTGTTACAGAGAAATCTGGTTTGAGTATAGTAGACACTGAAGCAGAGAGAATAGAATTTGAAAATTTCCTAAGGTTTGAGATTCCTTCTCACCCAAAATTGCACAGAGGACAACTGAAAAATGGACTCCGCTATCTTATTCTGCCAAACAAAGTCCCTCCTAATAG GTTTGAAGCTCACATGGAAGTCCATGTTGGGTCAATCGACGAGGAAGATGATGAGCAAGGAATTGCTCATATGATTGAACATGTTGCATTCCTCGGAAGTAAGAAGCGTGAGAAACTTCTTGGAACTGGGGCAAGATCTAACGCTTACACCGACTTCCATCACACGGTGTTTCACATTCACTCACCAACTAGTACACAG GACTCTGAAGGTGATTTGCTGCCAGTTGTCCTGGATGCTCTTAATGAG ATTGCGTTTCACCCCAAGTTTCTTTCTTCTCGAGTTGAGAAAGAAAGACGAGCAATTTTGTCAGAACTACAAATGATGAACACCATAGAGTACCGTGTCGATTGCCAG TTGTTGCAATACTTGCACTCTGAGAATAAGCTGAGCAAAAGGTTCCCTATAGGATTGGAGGAACAGATTAAGAAATGGGATGCTGATAAAATCAGGAGGTTCCATGAGCGTTGGTATTTTCCAGCAAATGCTACATTGTATATTGTTGGGGACATTGATGACATTCCAAAGACAGTGAACCACATTGAA GCAGTTTTTGGCAAGATTGGCATGGAAAATGAGGCACCTGTCCCACCTACACCAAGTGCTTTTGGTGCGATGGCCAGTTTCCTTGTTCCTAAGCTGACTGGTGGACTGTCTGGTGGTTTATCTCAGGAAAGGTCTTCTGTTTCCCTGGagcaaacaaaaaatatcagGAGGGAGAGGCATGCTGTTCGCCCTCCAGTTCAGCATAACTGGTCTATTCCTGGGAGCTACACAGAAGCTAACCCTCCCCAGATATTTCAGCATGAATTGCTTCAGAATTTCTCAGTCAATATGTTCTGTAAG ATCCCAGTCAACAAGGTCCGTACATTTGGTGATTTGCGGAATGTGCTGATGAAGAGAATATTTCTTTCTGCTTTGCATTTCCGCATTAATACAAGATACCAG AGTTCCAATCCCCCATTTACTGCGGTCGAATTGGACCACAGTGACTCAGGAAGAGAAGGCTGTACTGTTACAACACTTACTGTGACTGCAGAACCTCGGAATTGGCAAAATGCAATTAAAGTTGCTGTGCAGGAG GTTAGAAGGCTCAAAGAATTTGGTGTGACCAATGGTGAATTAGCCCGGTACCTAGATGCCCTATTAAAAGACAGCGAGCAGTTGGCTGCTATGATTGATAATGTGTCATCGGTGGATAATTTAGACTTCATTATGGAAAGTGATGCACTTGGTCATACTGTAATGGATCAGAGACAAGGACATGAGAGTTTGGTTGCTGTTGCTAGCACAGTTACCCTTGAGGAG GTCAACTCTGTTGGTGCAGAGGTATTGGAGTTCATATCTGATTTTGGTAAAAAATCCGCACCGGGCCCTGCAGCTATTGTTGCATGTGTTCCAAAGAAAGTGCATGTTGATGGAATTGGTGAAACTGAATTCAAGATAGAACCGGAAGAGATCTTGGCTGCGATTGAAACTGGTTTAAAGGAACCCATAGAAGCTGAGCCCGAG CTTGAAATACCCAAGGAGTTGGTATCATCAGAAAATCTGCAGGAATTGATTTTGCAGCGGCGCCCATCATTTGTTCCTCTTGaccaagaaaagaaaatgacaaaGGTTTATGATCAAGATACAGGAATAGTTCAGAGACGTCTTTCGAATGGAATTCCTGTGAATTACAAG ATTTCCAAAAACGAAGCCAATTGTGGTGTCATGCGACTCATTGTCGGTGGTGGACGCGCAGCTGAAACCGCTGAAGCTAAGGGAGCGGTTATTGTGGGTGTTCGTACTCTGAGTGAAGGAGGTCGTGTGGGAAACTTCTCCCGTGAACAG GTAGAACTTTTCTGTGTGAATCATCTGATCAATTGCTCCCTTGAGTCAACCGAGGAATTTATAAGCATGGAATTCCGCTTTACTTTAAGAGATAATGGAATGCGTGCTGCTTTCCAGTTACTTCATATGGTGCTTGAG CAAAGTGTTTGGTTGGAAGATGCATTCGACAGAGCAAAGCAGTTATACCTGTCTTACTACCGTTCTATCCCTAAAAGTTTAGAGCGTTCTACTGCCCACAAGCTCATGCTTGCCATGCTGGGTAGAGATGAACGATTTGTTGAGCCCACTCCAAACTCGTTACAACACTTGACACTTGAGCAAGTTAAAGATGCGGTGATGCGTCAATTTGTTAGTGACAACATGGAG GTGAGTATTGTTGGGGATTTCGCAGAAGAGGATATCGAGTCTTGTATCTTGGACTATTTGGGTACAGTGGGAGAAAGAAGGGGTTCTGAGGGACCACAAAAGTACAGCCCAATTATATTTCGACCATACACTGCTGATCTGCAGCATCAACAA GTATTCTTGAAGGACACAGATGAGCGAGCATGTGCATATATTGCTGGCCCTGCTCCCAATCGCTGGGGATTTACTTTTGAGGGAAAGAATCTTCTTGAGTCAGTTATCAATGCCTCTGCATTTG GTGAACATCTGAAAGACCAACACAGTAAGTTGGAAAATGCTGTCCAAGGAAAATTACGTGCTCACCCACTATTTTTTGCCATCACAATGGGCTTGTTGCAAGAGATCATAAATTCCAG GCTCTTTACAACAGTCAGGGATTCTCTTGGACTGACATATGATGTGTCATTTGAACTAAACCTGTTTGATCGGTTGAAACTTGGGTGGTATGTAATTTCAGTGACATCAACCCCTGAAAAG GTACATAAAGCTGTTGATGCTTGCAAGAATGTCCTAAGAGGTCTTCACAGTAACCAGATTGCCCCAAGGGAGTTGGACAGG GCAAGACGAACTCTGCTTATGCGTCATGAAGCTGAAATCAAGTCAAATGCATATTGGCTAGGATTGATGGCACACTTGCAAGCAACATCTGTCCCAAGAAAG GATATATCTTGCATCAAAGAACTGATATCTCTATACGAAGCTGCTACTGTTGAAGATGTATACATTGCATACGAGCAGTTGAAGATAGACGAGAATAGCTTGTTCTCTTGCATCGGAATTGCTGGGTCTCAGGCTGGTGAACCTGTCACAG CTTCCCCTGAAGAGATTGAATTGCCCGGGGGCCTCCACAACGTAATTCCCGTTGGACGGGGTTCATCAACTATGACACGTCCAACAACATGA
- the LOC121751281 gene encoding acyl carrier protein 1, chloroplastic-like: MASVSANFVCSRTSVRLLNQMMTSKSLRLATVGWGRTPGFPRLTSSRFQISCAAKKETVDKVCEIVRKQLALPADKEITPQTTFTDLGADSLDTVEIVMGLEEEFDITVQEDNQDNISCIQEAADLIEQLVASKS; encoded by the exons ATGGCCTCTGTTTCTGCCAATTTTGTTTGCTCAAGAACTTCAGTTCGATTGCTCAACCAG ATGATGACGAGCAAGAGTTTAAGGTTGGCAACAGTTGGTTGGGGTAGGACACCTGGTTTCCCTCGTCTCACTTCTTCCCGCTTCCAAATTTCTTGTGCT GCAAAGAAAGAAACAGTGGACAAAGTGTGTGAGATAGTGAGGAAGCAGCTTGCATTGCCTGCTGACAAGGAAATCACCCCTCAGACTACTTTCACGGATCTTGGAGCCGACTCCCTTGACACT GTGGAGATTGTAATGGGGCTGGAAGAAGAGTTTGACATAACGGTGCAAGAGGATAACCAAGACAACATAAGCTGCATCCAAGAAGCTGCTGATCTCATTGAACAGCTCGTTGCCAGCAAATCTTGA
- the LOC121750581 gene encoding uncharacterized protein LOC121750581, with protein MAANLAIIMITILFLVIHHQTTTMAATNVVKTEVFRSPEIVMEPGLVSNKNYFKVDFPGGHIGLKSFNAELVDERGDPVPLHQVYLHHWVLNRYFARRNSSGDNDLSIVRNSGICENGLSQYFGVGAETRRTSTYIPHPYAIQVGDPATIPEGYEEGWVLNVHAIDTRGADDKMGCTECRCDLYGFSEAGGGLHCCPDDGRCRLKQGFHGENKRIYLRYTVKYVEWDSSSILPVDIYILDVTDVWTKADQSKGIRATHHCKVEYGVESCGGGVEKDGCVDTESVSFSFPVGGEVVYGVGHQHAGGVGTTLYGQGGRPICSSKPIYGEGNEAGNEVGFIVGMSTCYPTPDAPVKISVGETLTLVSNYSSLESHTGVMALFYLLLAHTDPKPLPTLASKFTMVPEFVWPVALLGLVVIVIVVAWNGRNGNSEGYEAIP; from the exons ATGGCAGCAAACCTTGCAATAATCATGATAACAATCCTATTCCTAGTCATTCATCATCAAACCACTACCATGGCAGCTACAAACGTCGTAAAAACCGAGGTTTTCCGGTCGCCGGAGATAGTGATGGAGCCCGGATTAGTGTCCAACAAGAACTACTTCAAGGTCGATTTCCCAGGCGGACACATCGGGCTGAAGAGCTTCAACGCGGAGTTAGTTGATGAGAGAGGAGATCCGGTGCCTCTCCATCAAGTTTATCTCCATCACTGGGTTCTCAACCGATACTTTGCTCGGAGAAACAGTAGTGGAGATAATGATCTGAGCATCGTGAGAAACAGTGGGATTTGCGAGAATGGATTGTCTCAGTATTTTGGTGTGGGAGCTGAAACGCGCAGAACATCGACTTATATTCCTCATCCCTATGCAATCCAGGTCGGAGATCCGGCCACTATCCCGGAAG GGTATGAGGAAGGGTGGGTGCTGAATGTGCACGCCATTGACACGCGTGGAGCAGATGATAAAATGGGATGCACGGAGTGCAGGTGTGATCTCTACGGTTTTTCTGAAGCCGGAGGTGGATTACACTGCTGTCCTGATGATGGTAGATGCAGACTCAAACAAGGGTTTCATGGCGAAAATAAGAGAATTTATTTGAGGTATACTGTGAAATATGTGGAATGGGATTCATCTTCAATTCTACCCGTTGATATCTACATTCTCGACGTCACTGATGTTTGGACAAAAGCTGATCAATCCAAAGGAATCAGAGCTACTCACCATTGTAAG GTTGAATATGGAGTTGAATCTTGTGGTGGTGGAGTCGAGAAAGATGGCTGCGTTGATACGGAAAGTGTGAGTTTTAGTTTTCCGGTTGGTGGAGAAGTAGTGTATGGGGTTGGACACCAACATGCCGGGGGTGTAGGCACCACACTATATGGCCAG GGAGGAAGACCCATATGCTCATCGAAGCCAATATATGGGGAAGGAAATGAAGCTGGAAACGAGGTTGGTTTTATCGTGGGGATGTCCACGTGTTACCCGACACCGGATGCACCAGTCAAGATTTCGGTGGGAGAGACGCTCACTCTTGTATCAAACTATAGCAGCCTTGAAAGCCATACTGGAGTCATGGCCTTGTTTTACCTCTTACTTGCTCACACTGATCCTAAGCCTCTTCCAACCCTG GCGTCTAAATTTACGATGGTGCCCGAATTCGTTTGGCCAGTCGCCCTTTTGGGGCTTGTTGTTATTGTCATCGTTGTCGCGTGGAATGGTAGAAATGGAAATTCAGAAGGTTATGAAGCTATACCATGA